ATTACTCCTGCATTTCAAGGTATAGATGCTCTCATAATCCTCACAAGTGCAGTTCCACAAATGAAGCCCGGGTTTGATCCAACAAAAGGTGGAAGGCCTGAGTTCTATTTTGATGATGGTGCATATCCTGAACAGGTGCCATTACATATTATTCCCTATGCATGCtcagtttatttatatatgtatattgttttattaatactATAGCTTActcatttatattttaggttGACTGGATTGGCCAGAAGAATCAAATAGATGCTGGTAAGAATCTGCATTCATTCCATTTGTTGTTGTAAATCATGCTACAAATTCATCCGTGCTTGTGATACTGAAACTGTATTACCTCTATGAATAGCCAAGGCTGCAGGAGTGAAGCATGTTGTGTTGGTTGGGTCTATGGGTGGAACAAACACTAATCATCCTCTGAACAGCTTGGGAAATGGGAATATATTGGTTggttatattttctattatactAATAACTGAATTCTTTCATAATCTCATGGCCTTGTTTGTCTATTATAATAAATGGAGCTTAAGTTCCATTTCTTAGCATAATTCAATTTAGTTAAAAGATAGTGCCATTTTCTCTTCCCTCATCgttttctttcctctttcatTGGCAGCTTATAGTTTTATATTGATCTCAGATTTGGAAGAGAAAGGCTGAACAGTATCTTGCTGATTCTGGTCTTCCATACACAATCATAAGGTACAATAATTTCTATCCATGTCAAGAAGTATTGTTTGTCCTACGTTTCtctctgttttgttttataatattggCCCATTCTCTTGAATCAACTCAACAACcttatctttatatttgttttgtttgagtCCATTATCTAGCAATCTTAAGAGAATATTGATACTTGATGCCGTGTCTTGTTTATGAAAGTTTTTGAAGATCCTGAGGGAACAACATTGATATTTGTTAATTCTTTTGGTGCCTACATTACTCCATTTGAATCTGATGCGTAGCAATACAAATACGATTTCATTTGCTTTATATCTACTACATAA
The Vigna radiata var. radiata cultivar VC1973A unplaced genomic scaffold, Vradiata_ver6 scaffold_2326, whole genome shotgun sequence DNA segment above includes these coding regions:
- the LOC106755257 gene encoding uncharacterized protein At5g02240; the encoded protein is TPAFQGIDALIILTSAVPQMKPGFDPTKGGRPEFYFDDGAYPEQVDWIGQKNQIDAAKAAGVKHVVLVGSMGGTNTNHPLNSLGNGNILIWKRKAEQYLADSGLPYTIIRPGGLLDKEGGIRELIVGKDD